One genomic segment of [Phormidium] sp. ETS-05 includes these proteins:
- a CDS encoding GDP-L-fucose synthase: MEVLDLQNKRILVTGGAGFLGKQVIDQLVKAGADKAKITVPRSSQYDLRTMPACQEVVQNQDIIIHLAAHVGGIGLNREKPAELFYDNLMMGVQLIHAAYQAGIEKFVCVGTICAYPKFTPVPFKEEDLWNGYPEETNAPYGVAKKALLVQLQSYRQQYGFNGIFLLPVNLYGPEDNFNPNSSHVIPALIHKVHEAQKQGAKQLPVWGDGSPSREFLYSTDAARGIVMATQKYNDSEPVNLGTGYEITIKDLVELICELMEFDGELVWETDKPNGQPRRCLDTQRAWEYFGFKAEVEFREGLKNTIDWYRQQAG, encoded by the coding sequence ATGGAAGTTTTAGATTTACAAAACAAGCGCATCTTAGTCACCGGTGGCGCGGGCTTTTTGGGAAAACAAGTAATTGACCAATTGGTGAAAGCCGGAGCCGACAAAGCGAAGATTACCGTACCCCGATCGAGCCAATACGACCTGCGCACCATGCCCGCCTGTCAGGAAGTCGTGCAAAATCAAGATATCATCATCCACCTGGCAGCTCACGTAGGCGGTATTGGCTTAAACCGGGAAAAACCCGCCGAACTATTTTACGACAACCTGATGATGGGCGTGCAACTCATCCATGCCGCCTACCAAGCAGGAATCGAGAAATTTGTCTGCGTTGGCACTATCTGCGCCTATCCCAAATTCACCCCCGTTCCCTTCAAAGAAGAAGACCTCTGGAACGGCTACCCGGAAGAAACCAACGCTCCCTATGGTGTCGCCAAAAAAGCCCTTCTGGTGCAACTGCAATCCTATCGTCAGCAGTACGGTTTCAACGGGATATTCCTGCTCCCAGTCAACTTATACGGCCCCGAAGATAACTTCAACCCGAACAGCTCCCACGTTATCCCCGCCTTAATTCACAAAGTGCATGAAGCCCAGAAACAAGGAGCTAAACAGCTCCCGGTTTGGGGCGATGGCAGTCCCAGCCGCGAATTTCTCTACTCTACTGATGCAGCTCGCGGTATTGTTATGGCCACCCAGAAATACAACGATTCTGAACCGGTGAACCTGGGCACTGGTTATGAAATAACCATCAAAGATTTAGTAGAATTAATCTGTGAATTGATGGAATTTGATGGGGAACTGGTTTGGGAAACCGATAAGCCCAACGGTCAACCGCGCCGCTGTTTGGATACCCAACGCGCCTGGGAATATTTTGGATTCAAGGCTGAGGTAGAATTCAGGGAGGGATTGAAAAATACCATTGATTG